Part of the Homo sapiens chromosome 5 genomic scaffold, GRCh38.p14 alternate locus group ALT_REF_LOCI_1 HSCHR5_2_CTG1_1 genome, ccaaagtgctgggattacaggcttgagccaccgcgcccggccgtttattttgttttaagacagggtctggctctgtcgcccaggctggagtgcagaggcgcaatcacagatcactgcagcctccacctccctgagccTTCCAAGGCCTGAAccttccaggtagctgagaccacagacgcGCACCAcaacacccgtctaatttttgcaGACTCGgagtcacactatgttgcccaggctggtcaaatGTTGCCTTGGATTTCTCTTCTCCTACTCTCCAACTCACTCCAGCCAAATTCACCCCTACCATGCTATGCCCAAGACTGAACTCCTGAGAAACCTGCTCTACTGGCAATCTTCTCTTTCCCACCTCAGCAAAAGGCAACTTTATCTTTTCAACTATTCAGGATAACCTCCGTTATCGAATCTATCTGAAAAACCTGTTGCCTCCGATTTCAAAATATACCCAGAATCCAAATACTTTCACTCTGTTAATAACATCTTGTTCTGAAGTTCAGATCATCTTAACAGACTCCTAAGTGGTTCCCCTGCTTCACCCTGGCCTAatgcccccacctcccccacaccAGCCAGAGAGGAGTGAACAAAATAAGCTACTGCCAAGTCGCGGCAGGGCCTCCACTCAACGCTATCAAGGAGCCCAAACTGCTCGAGGAAGGAGCTTGCGGATGTGGTTCGCAGGGAACGGAGTGGGAAAAGACGTAGAAAAACGCGGACCACAACTCCAGTGAGCGGATCGACTTGATGCTGTCCCGAGGCTGCGGAAGGAGAGTTGGGCCGGAAGAAGGGTGCTGAGAGCGCTAATAGGGAGACTGCACTGGCTGCGACCTCACCTGGCCTGTGCCGCGCCGGAACAGCACGGAATCCTCCTGCTCCGGGACGCCGCCACCACTGCCGCCGCTGCTCATCGCCATAGCAAACCCGCGGGTGCGCAGCGTGGGGCCCCGTCCCTTCTTAAGAGTGACGACTTCCGCCGCCCGGGGCTTCTGGGAGCGGAACAGTACGGTGGCCGGGAGGACCGCTTGTAGTAACTTCTCACGCTTTCTACGAGTGGTTATCGCCCTCCCACATTTGTGGcgtgtatatttttcatttctctcaatCCTTTCATTTCACTGTgttatatttcctttccttttttttttgtttgtttgttttgagacagagcctcgccctgtcgctcaggctggagtgcagcggcgcgatctcggctcactgcagcctcgacttcttgggctcaagcgatcctcccacctcagcctccccagtagctaggactataggcgtgcgccaccaagctcagctattttttgtatttagtagagacggggtttcggcatgttgctTAGGCCTCGTCTCGAactccagtgtgtgtgtgtgtgtgtgtgtgtgtgtgtgtgtgtgtgtgtgtgtagatatttATTCCCCCTCCCCCTTGGAAAAGTAAATGTAAGCTCCTACTAGGAATTTAAAACCTGCTTGATCTATATAAAGACAAACAAGGAAAGACAAACAtgggggcaggaaggaaggcagatcCTTAAACACTAGAAGATATTTGATCCCCCAAccttatttgttgtttgttttgagacggagtctcgctctgtcgtcagagtgcagtggcaccatctcggctcattgcagcctcgacctcccgagctcaagcgatcctcccgcctcaacctcccaagtagctaggaccacaggggcacgccaccacacccggctagtttctgtatgttttgtagaggcGGCGTTTGGAGCATATTgtgtaggctggtctcgaactcctgagctcaagatatTCCGCCCGCCtctggcatcccaaaatgctgggattacaggtgtgagccacctcgcccagcctccagtattcttttttttttttgcgacagagtattgctctgtcacccaggctggaatgcagtggcgtgatctcagctcactgcaacctctgcctcccaggttcaagcaattctgcctcagccccccgagtagctgggattacaggcgcccaccaccacacccggctaatttttgtatttttagtaaagatggggtttcaccatgttggccaggctggtcttgaactcctgacctcgtaatccgaccgcctcggcctcccaaagtgctgggattacaggtgtgagccaccacaccgggcctccAGTATTCTTTATTAAGCATCTAGGGTTGCTAAATGGCTTATatgtacatagtatatatatatttttaactccaCGAAAGGAACTTTGAGCTCTTCCCCCAAAATACCCTTGGCTTCTATATAGTATACAAGAAATATCtgtggaggaaggggagaatgGGATGATGTTGACCAAGTGTACAAAAATGGTAACTCTGTAGAGGTAATATGTGGaatgtaatcatttcacaatgtatatctAAACATCAAAtggtacaccttaaatatatacaatttttaggggtctggtacggtggctcatgcctataatcccagcactttgggaggccaaggtgggtggatcacttgaggtcaggacttcaagaccagcctggccaacatggtgaaaccctgtttctcctaaaaatacaaaaatcagccgggtgtggtggtgcaggcctgtaatgacagctgcttgggaggctgagccaggagaatcacttgaactcgggaggcggaggttgcagtgagccaagatcacgccactgcactccagcctgagtgacagagtgcgactccatctcaaacaaataaatatgtacaatttttatgtgtcaaaaaagttaaattgtcacaagataaaaaaaaaaatttaaatctcatGTCAGGAAAGTAATGTGCCAAAGGTACATCTCACAGATAAACATGAaaacctgcactccagcctgggcgacagagtgaggctgtgtctcagaaaaaaaaaaaaaagtaaaaaaaaaagtatgtttttataAAGCTTGCTTAGATTTTTCTGAATCATAAAAATTCTCACAATTGCATTTGATgtcaaaatttaaacaaattaccTGGACATATTACatgatggttaaaaaaataaatttaaacaaaatatagaaccaggtttctttttgttttttaatttttttctttttgagacggagtctcgctctgccacccagactggagtgcagtggctcactgcaacctctgcctcccgggttcaagtgattctcctgtctcagcttcccgagtacctaggattacaggcgtgtgccaccacacccagctaatttttgtatttttagtagagactgggttttgccatgttggtcaggttggtctcaaactcctgaccttgtgatccgcccgcctcagcctcccaaagtgctgcgattacaggcatgagccaccgcacccagccatttctttttgtttttattatttagagatatAATTGATATACTATAGAATTAATCGTTTTAGAGAGTACAATTGAATGGTAGATAGAGCGGAAACCttaatatattcacaaggttgtgcaaccatcactactatctaactccagaacattttaatcacccACCAAAGAAACTCTGTTTCCTTTAGCAGTGCGCTgccatgctcagctattttttggGAGAGaaggggtctccccatgttgtccacgctggtctcaaactcggttgcttaagcagtcctcccacttgagccgctgtgcccaggcCTGAGTTACtatatttataaaagttatttcaTATGATAGACAAATCATTCAAAACATAATGAGGTAAACTGCCAAAAGAAACCATTTTACCATATTTGAAGGCATTTAATGTAAATGTTGAATTTAATTTCATGTactggaatcagtctttttgcaTATGTAATTTTCATACCAAAAATCTCTCTTCAGTTGACTCCTGGAACTCTCTcatgataaaataaaagtttcaaataaTGTCGgggtggtggctaacacctgtaatcccagcactgtgggagtccgaggcaggtggatcacatgaggtcaggagtttgagaccagcctagccaacatggcaacacTAAAGATATgaaagtcagccaggcatggtggtgcatgcctgtaatctcagctactagggaggctgaggcacaaaaatcacttgaaactgggaggtggaggttgcaatgagctgagatcgtgccactgcacaccagcctgtgagacagagcaagactctgtctcaaaaaaaaaaaaaaaaaaaaaaaaaaaagggccaagtatggtggctcatgcctgtaatcctagcactttgggaggctgagtgggagaggatcatttgagcccaagtaACATGGtcaggccccatctctacaaaaataaattagctgggcatggtggtatgggcttgtggtaccagctactcaggaggctgagacaggaggagtacttgagccaaggaggtcaaaggctgcagtaagccatgtttttgccaccgtgctccagcctgggcaacagagcaatatgctgtttcaaaaacaaactaaaaaaatggTAGTACCTACATGTGAAGATTGCATATAATAAAGATtgtaaagcagagagaaaaactgGACAGTTcaccaaaaagaaaatccaaatgtccactagAGATCTGAGAAGATGCCCAACCTCTAGAGCCAAGGAATTGCAAATTAATAACTAAGATAACATTTcagggcctggcacggtggctcatgccagtaatcccagcactttgggaggctgaggcaggcggatcacttgaggtcaggatttgagatcaccctggccaacatggtgaaatcctgtctctactaaaaatacaaaaattagctgagcatggttgcggcgcctataatcctagctactttgaagactgaggcaggagaatcgcttgaacctaggaagcggaggttgcagtgagctgagatcgtgccagtgcactccagtctgagtgacagggtgagacttcatctcaaaaaaaaaacaaaaaaacaaaaaatttcaggaATATACCTGCCtttggtaaaaacaaaaagaaattgtgaaccaggcgtggtgactcatgcctgtaatcctagcactttgggaggctgaggcaggaggatcctttgagcccaggggtacaagaccagcctgggcaacatagggagaccttgtctcaaaaaaaaataaataaataaataaaataaaaaataaaaaaatcgtGAATAGTGTTGcgatgaataaaaaagaaaaaaaattaaaaagaaagaaaacccagaaaaactAACATACCATTTTCCTCTCAGTTTGGCAAAACTATTAGGAATTAATAACATTTGATGTTAGCAAAGTATGGGGAAATGAACTTTTATCCTCTTATTGAAAATATCTGTttgtagccaggcatgatgacttatgcctgtaatcccagcaatttgggaggccaaggtgggaagattccttgaggccagaagtttgagaccagcctgagtaataaAGTAAGACcccatgtcattaaaaaaaaaaaaaaaaaaaaaaaaaaagaaggaaagactgccgggcgcagtggctcacgcctgtaatcccagcactttcagaggctgaggtgagcagaacacttgatgtcaggagttcaagaccagcctggccaacatggtgaaaccccaccccatctctactaaaaatacaaaaattagctgggcgtggtggcgggcgcctgtaatcccagctattcaggaggctgaggctggagaatcacttgaccctggaggcggaggttgcagtgagccgagatcacaccactacactccagcttggacaacagagtgagactccgtctcaaaaacaacaacaacaaaacccaaaacatcTGTTTAAAGTTTAAGACATGTATACCTGTGAAAGTTGATTACATAAATTGGGTCATTCTTGAAATACTCAACTAAATCAGAGTTGAAGGGCCAGGGGGAAGAAGCATTCGGGGCACACAGCATCTGCTTCAAGAATTAAATTTTCCACAAGTCCAACTGCTGAACCAGCCTTCTGTATCCCTAAGACCAGTTTTACCTAATAGCTGCTAAAATGAACTGCCATGACTCTAAGACTGGTTTTACCTACCACCATCGCTCACCAATCAGAGCTTGCTAGCTCCCACAAGCTCTAGTGTGAATGAGCTTTCTTCCAAAACAGTATGTAATACTGTTCTTTCTCATAAAACCCGgaaccttctcttttttttttttgagatggaattttgctcttgttgcccaggctggagtgcaatggcgcgatctcggctcactgcaaccttcacctcccgggttcaagcatttctcctgtgtcagcctcctgagtagctgggattcaggcatgcgccactatgcccaactaattttgtatttttagtagagacggagtttctccatgttggtcaggctggtctcaaactcctgacctcaggtgatctgcccgcctcggcctcccaaagtgctgggattacaggcatgagctatcacacCTGGCCGCAACCTTCCCTTTATTCTCCTGATCATACCAATGATCAGCCCGGTCTGTGTGTATGCCATGAATTGCAGCTCTTGCTtaccaaataaaatgtttttagagaTTTGTCTCTATATTATATTTGGCTTTGACATAACTATTCCCAAGGAATTCTatctttaaaaatccattcttaTAGAAATGAAAGCACCAATAAATGGGAATAAGTACGATAATCCACATCGCAGAATTGTTTGTAGTGGCAAAAGTTGCAACATCCTAATTGTCTATGAGTAAggaaatgattgaataaattacTGTACATCTATACTAAAGTTAAATTTGTAAGTACTGAAGTACAGGcacggctattttttttttctttttgtggaaacagggtctcactctgtcacccaggctggagtgcagcggcaccatcttgggtcactgcaacctctgcctcctgagttcaagtgatcctcacacctcagcctcccaagtagctgggactacaggcacgtgccaccacacctggctaattttggtttttGGCTTCTTTCTTAATTGGtatgtttacttaaaaatatagactaacgggctgggcatggtgacttacacctataatcccagcactttgggaggccaaggcgggtggatcatgaggtcaggagatcgagaccatcctggctaaaacagtgaaaccccatctctactaaaagtacaaaaaattagccgggtgtggtggtgggcacctgtagtcccagctactcgggaggctgaggcaggagaatggcgtgaacctgggaagcagagcttgcagtgagccgagattgtgccactgcactccagcctgggcgacagagcaagactccatctcaaaaataaataaataaataaataaaataataaaataaaatatagactaaTGATCCTGTGCTTCAATGTCATTGTGGTTATGTGCTGATGTCCATAAAACATAAGTTATAAGGGACTCTTCACAAATACACTCCAGACAGAAGGGTAAACAGAAATGACTGACAAGACAGTGCCATTTCAGACATACTTCCCTTAATTATTAATACTTGCTAGAAAATGGAGTTTGACATTATTTACAATTATACCAATATTCACAGAGGCCAACTGTCACAGGCATTAAGGGCACACCAGGGCCAGGAGACCTCATTTCAGActtcccaaatatttttatattttagctaTTAAGATCAGTTACCAGAGCTCAACTTGTTCTTAACAAGCAGAATTTTTATGTCCATTCAAAGAGTCTCTTATACCTTTCTGGGCCTATTTACTTGCAGAGAACAGTAGAAACTGTAACCAGGCTCTTCATATCATGCATTCACATGTGATGTCCAATCTTCATATGCTGTCCAATTTCTTTAAGATAAATGGAGTGACTCGCAGCAGGGCCACGTAGATGAGAAAGTTCTGTATGGAGATCATATCCTCGTGCATCTTCCGTTTCATCTCCGTGAGGTCCAGCTTCCGGGCAAGGCCCCCAATCCGGAAGATCAGCTGCCTCACTCTGCTCTCCCTAATGGCCCCCTTACACCCGGAACTCGGCCTATCCCCtcgccccagctaatttttgtatttttagtagaaatggggtttcgccatgttgcccaggctggtcttgaactcctgggcacaagggatctacccgccttggtctcccaaagtgctcagattacaggcatgagccaccacgcctggcccaacatggctattattttttaaagtgctaaaTTATGGCCGGGggctgtgactcacgcctgtaatcccagcactttgggaggccgaggcgggtgaatcacgaggtcaggagatggagaccagcctggccaacatggtgaaaccccatctctactaagaatacaaaaaattagctgggcgtggtggcaggcgcctgtaatcccatctactcaggaagctgaggctggagaatcgcttgaacccgggaggcggaggttgcagtgagcagagatcacgccactgcagtccagcctgggcaacagtgcgagactctgtctcaaaaaaaaaataaataaattacctgggtgtggcagcgcgtgcctgtaatcccagctacccaggaggctgaggcaagagaactgcttgaacccaggaggcagaggttgcatggagctgagatggcgccactgcactccagtctggtgacagagtgagactccatctcaaaaaaaaaaaaaaaaagtgctaagtTACATCTAAGtttcctatttttgtttaaaaaactccttgtagtgggttgaatggtggaCCCCAAAATGATACATCTGTCCATCTGATATGCGTGAATGTGACCTATTTGGGAAAACAGTTTTTGTAGATGAAATTAAGGATTTCCAAATGAGATCATCCTAGGTTAGAATGGAACCTAAATCCAACAGCAAAAGTCCTcataaaaagaagggaagaagacagaaaagaagaccacaaagacaaaggcagagataGGAGTTATGCTGCCATAAGCCAAGTAATACCTGGAGCCACCAGCAGCTGGAAGAGGAAAGCAAGGATTCTCCCttggagccttcagagggaggTGTGGCCCAGCTGACATCTTGCTctcagatttctggcctccagaactgtgaacagaaatatttctgttgttttaagccactaagtttgtggtaatttgttacagcagctctcaGAATCAAATACATTCCCACACCCcttatttatgtgtatgtgtgtgtatgcatgtttgCATGAGCACTGAGAGAAGTATACCATTATTAACATTGGTTAGTTCAGGGGAATGGGACTGGCTTACTGAAGGCTGAGAgagtatacgtgtgtgtatataaattgAGTGTATTTAAATTAAGTATATGGAAGTAAATTaagactacaatgagataccactacctCCCACCAATATGGTTAAAGATAAAAGGACTGATAATACCTAATGCTGGTATGGAGCaatggaaccttcctttattgcTGGTGGTAAAATGGTATggtcattaaaaacaaactaaaacaaaaacaacaaaaatgcaatTGTTTGATGGTACCTActaaaaaatgtgtgtatgtgtgtgtatagacacacaccctatgacccagcaattccattcctggcATATACTCAGTAGATAGCGTGTTTAAGACCATcataagatatataaaaatgttacggtagcattattcataacagccccaAAGTGGGAGCAATTCAAAGGTCCATGAAATGTAGAGTAactaaattatggtatattcatataacAGAATGCTACACAACAGTGAAAAAGGCTGAACTGCTGCATAGCAGCAAAATAGAGAATTCTTTTAGACGTA contains:
- the LOC128966712 gene encoding mitochondrial import receptor subunit TOM5 homolog; its protein translation is MTPPCGIVKLGRGDRPSSGCKGAIRESRVRQLIFRIGGLARKLDLTEMKRKMHEDMISIQNFLIYVALLRVTPFILKKLDSI
- the SERF1A gene encoding small EDRK-rich factor 1 isoform 1 (isoform 1 is encoded by transcript variant 1) — encoded protein: MARGNQRELARQKNMKKTQEISKGKRKEDSLTASQRKQSSGGQKSESKMSAGPHLPLKAPRENPCFPLPAAGGSRYYLAYGSITPISAFVFVVFFSVFFPSFYEDFCCWI